One Pelobates fuscus isolate aPelFus1 chromosome 8, aPelFus1.pri, whole genome shotgun sequence genomic window carries:
- the QPRT gene encoding nicotinate-nucleotide pyrophosphorylase [carboxylating], with protein MASEDLVLLLPLPRLQQLARDWLAEDAPWLDVAGWAASHGRGDLQEEAVLLCKSAGVLAGSPFFQAVCEEAGCSVSWKHKEGEWLEPVTQVATVRGRINDILLAERPALNVLSRVSGVATLARKVTQSAKGAGWSGQVTGTRKTTPGFRLPEKYALLVGGAGTHRYGTSDLLMLKDNHVWAMGGITEAVAGVRSLIGHTLKVEIECRSLEEAFEAAAAGADIVMLDNLFPESLHEAALALKTRHPDVVVEASGGVSPHNLLQFLGPHIDMISMGCLTQGPPSVDFSLKLAKGLQTRPVTTMAPVPE; from the exons ATGGCCTCTGAGGATCTTGTTCTTCTCCTACCCCTCCCTCGCCTCCAGCAGCTGGCCCGTGATTGGCTGGCAGAAGATGCTCCATGGCTGGATGTGGCTGGGTGGGCAGCTTCTCATGGAAGAGGTGACTTACAGGAAGAGGCGGTGTTACTGTGTAAATCTGCTGGGGTGTTAGCGGGAAGCCCATTCTTTCAAGCAGTTTGTGAAGAAGCTGGGTGCTCTGTGAGTTGGAAACACAAAGAAGGGGAATGGCTAGAGCCTGTTACACAGGTGGCAACTGTCAGGG GTCGGATCAATGACATTCTCCTAGCTGAGCGTCCAGCTCTCAATGTTTTATCTCGTGTGAGTGGAGTAGCCACCCTGGCCAGGAAAGTGACACAGAGCGCAAAAGGTGCAGGATGGTCTGGACAAGTAACGGGGACCAGGAAGACTACACCTGGCTTCCGTCTGCCTGAGAAGTATGCCTTGCTGGTGGGTGGAGCTGGGACTCATCGATATGGAACTAGTGACCTGCTCATGCTAAAGGACAATCACGTATGGGCAATGGGTGGAATCACTGAG GCTGTGGCGGGCGTGCGCTCTCTCATTGGTCACACACTGAAGGTGGAGATTGAGTGTCGCTCTCTGGAGGAAGCATTTGAAGCTGCAGCAGCCGGAGCTGACATTGTTATGTTGGACAATCTGTTCCCTGAG TCACTCCATGAAGCTGCTCTTGCGTTAAAGACAAGACATCCAGATGTGGTGGTGGAAGCCTCAGGGGGTGTTTCCCCTCACAACCTTCTGCAATTCCTTGGACCTCATATTGACATGATCTCCATGGGATGTCTCACTCAGGGCCCCCCAAGTGTTGACTTCTCTCTCAAACTTGCCAAAGGCTTGCAGACTCGACCTGTGACCACCATGGCGCCCGTacctgagtga